The Halotia branconii CENA392 region GATTGAACGCGGTGGTGAAGTTACTTACCATTGTCCTGGTCAACTAGTGGGGTATCCAATTTTAAATCTGCACCGTTATCGTCAAGATTTGCATTGGTATTTGCGGCAATTGGAAGAAGTGATCATTCGAGTACTAGCAGTTTATGGCTTGCAAGGCGATCGCCTGACGGGTTTTACTGGTGTTTGGTTAGATGGGCGCAAAGTTGCCGCGATTGGTATTAAAGTCAGCCGTTGGATTACTATGCACGGTTTTGCGTTAAATGTTTGTCCTGATCTGACAGGCTTTAGTCAGATTGTTCCCTGCGGTATTGCTGATAAACCTGTAGGCAGTTTAGCCGAATGGATTCCAGGTATCACCTGTCAAGAGGTACGTTCTCATATACCCAAGTGTTTTGCTGAGGTGTTTGGTGTAAAATTTGTGGACGAACCAGCATCATAATAATTATCACTGACATTGATAGATAAGCAAGTTTGTAGTAAAGACTTTAGTCCTTATAAAACGGCAGGATGGACACTCAACTACAAATCACGTCCACAAGTATCAAAGACTCATCCACGAGTAGTTATCAAAAATTCATCCGGTTTTTGGGGATTTCCGGGTTAGTCCTGATAAAATCTGAAAAAGTGTGAGCAGCGTTATGCACAACCGTATATTTATTACTTTATTTTTAACTTTATCTCTGACTAATATACCCCAGTTTGTAGTCGCTCAAAACAATATTGAACAGCTATTGCAACAAGGCGAAGCTGCCTATAAAGCCGGTAAATACTTAGAATCAGAAGCAACATATCGCAGGATTATTCAAATTGAACCAAATAATGCCACTGCTTACTATAAACTTTGTGATGTGTTGGATGAGCAGAACAAACTTGATGAAGCAGTAACAGCTTGTCAAAAATCGGTTCAACTAAACTCACAAGATGCAAAAACTCACAATCTTCTTGGCTACATTTTTCACAGACAGAAGAAATTAGATGCAGCTGTTGCCGCTTTCCAAAAAGTAATTCAACTCAACCCCAACTATTATACTGTTTACAACAATCTCGGCAATGCCTTAACAGAGCAGAAGAAATTCGATGCAGCTGTTGCCGCCTTCCAAAAAGCAGTTCAACTTGACCCCAACTATGCTGGTGCTTACAAAGGTCTCGGCATTGCCCTCAAAGAGCAGAAGAAATTCGATGCAGCTGTTGCCGCCTTCCAAAAAGCAGTTCAACTTGATCCCAACTATACTACTGCTTACTACAATCTCGGCATTACCCTCAAAGAGCAGAAGAAATTCGATGCAGCTGTTGCCGCCTTCCAAAAAGCAGTTCAACTTGATCCCAACTATACTACTGCTTACTACAATCTCGGCATTACCCTCAAAGAGCAGAAGAAATTAGATGCAGCTGTTGCCGCCTTCCAAAAAGCAGTTCAACTCAACCCCAACTTAGCTAATGCTTACTACTTAGCTACTGCTTACTACAATCTCGGCAATGCCCTCAAAGAGCAGAAGAAATTAGATGCAGCTGTTGCCGCTTACGAAAAAGCAATTCTATTCAACCCCAACTTAGCTACTGTTTACTACAATCTCAGCATTACCCTCAAAGAGCAAAAGAAATTAGATGCAGCTGTTGCCGCCTTTCAAAAAGCAGTTCAACTCCAACCCTACTATGCCTACTGTTTAAAACAATCTCAGCGTTGCCCTAAGTGAGCAGAAGAAATTAGATGCATCTGTTGGCGCTTACAAAAAAACCTTAATATTGCCAGAAGACAACAGTGAAATTAGCTTGGATGAATTACAGCTGCAACCAAATACAAAAGTAGCTAGACTAAATTATGACTTTTATCGTATTAAAACTTTCTACTAATGTCGAAGGTGACATCCGTATGGCAGAACAAGAACAGGACATTAAACAAAACTAGTTTATGATGGGAGAAAAACCTAAGACTCCTCTAAATATTCAACTTATCCGCCACCTCCAAGTTATTCCCAAAAAAGGCATCGAAGCCCATTTTTCTGGGAAAACTAAACAGATTAAAATTGGACTAGATGAAGATTTTCCAGTTTCCAAAATTCAGGGTAGCTGGTTAGATCGCATTTTACCTCGTGATGTAATTATTGCACTGTTCTCTTTTGGGGCTGCTACAGTTGCGAATCTTATCTCTTAGTTATTTAGTAATGCTTCTAAATCAGCATCAAATAATAGCAATAAACCATAGTTGTCAATTGTTAGTGGTTAGTTGTTTTTGATCTGGTTTAATACCTTAGCACCACTTACTTTATTTAAACTCCGATATTCCCAAGGATTAACAAACTTAGCATCACTCCAAATTCCTAGCCGTCTTTGTTTCGCTTCAGTTTCGGCTTGTTGCACTAAGTCTTTACTGGGACACTTATTCAAATAAGGACGATATACTTTTGCTAACCCTTCCCGTAACAAAACTTGCTGTACAAAAGTACCATTTTTCAAGCGGATTTCTGCGATTTTACGTCCATAGCGATCGCTATCTGTAATATTTAGTATGACGCGATCGCCTCCTTGTTGCACTAGTTGCTGTACTCGTGCTTGCGCTTTTGTACCCCAGGTAAATTGATTGCGATCGCTAGCACGTTTAGTGGCTTTTTCTTTCTGGGAATGAGCAATTTCTGGTGCATCCATACAAGCAAAGCGTACTGTGAATTTATTACCTTGGGAATCTTTAACTACCAAAGTATCGCCGTCGCTAACTCGTTCGACCAAATCTCCAGAAATGCCGAAAAAGCGTAGATGCGAAGCAGCTTGTCGTAAGACATCGCAGCCGATCAGTCCCAGAAGAATAATAGTTACACCAAGTCCAATTTGTATTCTTTGAATTAACTTATCCATCCCAACTCACTCAATTGCCTCTGAGGCACGATACTAACAAAGAGATTTAGAGATTGGGTAGTAGTAAGAAATTTTATTCTTTATTTTTGCAACTGCTGTTCTGGCTGCGATGGTTGCTGCTGGCTTTCAGTTGGTCGAAATTTCTCAAATAAAGCGGGTGGTGTTGCTTGGCGGAATGCTCCACAATAATGCATTGTCATCACTGCTTTAAAAGCCCAATGGTCTGATGGTACATCACTAAAAGGATTTGGCAATGTTTGTGCCTGATTTTGAACACAAGCATTGATAACTTGATTTGATTTCTCTAGCTCAGTGTTACTATCTTCTTGAGCTTTTACAGGAGCGATTAAGCCAGTCGTGGCTATTACTATGATGACTATTGATATACATTTGCGGTTCATAAACGAGATTTATTGATCTAACACAGCACAGTGAAAATAAACCACCCATGATAAATATCTGAAACCCTTGCAAAAAGTTAAATACGAATTACAAACTTGTACTAAGCGAAGTCGAAGTATTACGAATTACGGCTTATTTTAGTTCCTAGACTGCTGCCTAGAAACTAAAATTAACTAACTGACAATTAAGTTTTAGAAAAAATTGTCAGCACTGATAACACTATAATTAATCCACCAATCCAAAGAGCTAATGATCCCCAAGTTACAGAATCTTTTTGTACTTTCTGCCATAAACTTGTACTTAAATTATTCCGAATAGCCATGTTATGACCTCCAATTTTGAATGAACCTGCTATTAAACAGGATGAATCGAGGCTGCATAATATTAAATTAAGTCAACTAAATTTTTGGGAGTATTAGACTTCAATTACTAATTCCCAAGTATTAACTCAATCAAATTTAAACAAATCAATGCAGCCTATGTCAGCGCATTTTTTCAACAAAAACCAAACAAAAATTTACAAAAAGATATTTTTTGATGATTAATTTAATTGTCTCATAGGTAATTGTTTGCAGTACTCACACTCGTAATTTTGAGAAAATTCTTAACGATCCCTTAAACTTTGAGGAACTGCGTTAATATTTATACTGCTTACTGTAAATCACGTATATTTGTTGTAAAAATAGGTGAGCAATACTGTTCGGTTAAGCATGTTTAACTTTAAATTGCGCTTTGGGAAAAGGTTAAAGGCTTTTCTTTTCCCTTTTACCCTTCCCCTTTCCCCCTTAACCAAAAGATATTGAATAGGCGATCGCTTTTTCTCAATCATGAATAAAACTCCTGTAGAAATGGCAGTAATGCGGAAGTAGAAAAACTAAGATAAAGAAAGTTTGCTTACTAAAACAGCGTCTTACTACCAAATCACCCATGCAACCATTCAAAACCCTACTACGCGTTCGCCACTATGAAATGGATGCTCTTGGACATGTTAACAACGCAGTTTACCAAAACTACTTAGAACAGGCAGCCATTGAACACTCGGAATATCTGGGTGTAAATTTTGATTTTTATCGAGAATTGGGTGGCGTATTTGTCATGCGGCGGGTAGAAATTGAATATTTGCGTCCTTCTGTAGCCGGCGATACGCTAGAAGTCACCACTTGGTTAAAGCAAATGCGTGGCACTCGTGCTTTTCGCTGTTACGAAATTCGCAAACAAAACCAAGATGATTTGTTAGTTACAGCAGAAGCACTATGGGTATGGGTGGATACTAAAACAATGCGCCCAAGACCAATTCCTAATGTGATGTTAGACAAATTTTTAAACATTCAAACTAGCACCACAAGGGGAAATTAAAAATTAAAAATGAATACTTCGTGAATAACAAGATCCCCAACTTTAATAAGTCGGGGATCTGAGCCTCTAAGTCAATTATTTTCCTGATGATTTATGAGAACGGCTCATCATGTTGATGCGATCGCTCAGTTGACGTAGAGTTTGTAGTAAAGCGCGATCGCTTTGTTGAAGTTGGTTGATTTTGTCATAACTGTAGATCACCGTTGTATGGTCTTTACCGCCAAACTCTTCCCCAATTCTCGGCAAACTCAAATCGGTGTGTTGACGCATGAGATACATTCCTATTTGACGCGCCCAGCTAATTTCCCGTCGCCGCGAATTACTCTTAAGGTCTTCAATCGAAATACCAAAAGCATCAGCAATAACTGTTAAAATTACTTCAGGGGTAGCCTCTACTTTCTCGCTAGGTGTTTGTAAAACTGGCGCGAGGTTTTCCACAGTCATAGATAAACCCCCTATAGAAATATAAGCTACCGCCCGAATTAAAGCTCCTTCCAACTCGCGAATATTAGAAGTATAGTTAGTAGCAATATATTCAATAACATCTTTAGAAAGATGAATATTTTCATATTCAGCCTTTTTTTGCAGAATGGCCATTCTGGTTTCTAAGTCTGGAGTTTGCACATCGGCAATTAACCCCATAGAAAACCGAGAACACAGACGCTCTTGCAATCGAGGAATTTGATTAGGAGGGCGATCAGATGCAATCACAACTTGCTTGCCAGCTTCATGTAAAGTATTAAAAGTATGAAAAAATTCTTCTTGGGTATATTCTTTACCTTCCAGAAATTGAATGTCATCTACTAACAACACATCAGCAGCCCGGTAATGCTCTCGAAAAATTTGCATACTATCATTGCGAATTGCTGTAATTAAGTCGTTAGTAAACTGTTCCGTAGATACATAAAATATTTTGGAATCTGGGTAAATTTCGCAGCGATAATGACCAATAGCTTGCATAAGGTGAGTTTTGCCCAAGCCGACACCACCGCATAGAAATAAGGGATTAAACTCTCTACCTGGAGATTCAGCAACAGCCAAAGATGCTGCATGAGCCATCCGATTGTTCGCACCAACTACAAAACGAGAAAATACATATTTAGAGTTTAATTCTGTAGTTGTCTGTCCTTTTTTAGGCACAGTTTCAGCAGCAATGCTTTGGTTTGGTAAATATCCAGTAACTTTTTGTTCACCCAGATTTGAGACTCCATCACCCTGAGCAACAGTAATATAAATTTCTACGGGTTTACCTAAAATGTCTTGTACTACATTGGCAATAGTGTTGATGTAATATTTTTGTAACCAATTACGAGCAAAAGGGTTAGGAGTGATAATTACCAAGCAATTATTTTCTAAGCGCTCCGCACTAGCAGTTTTAATCCAAGTTTCAAAGGTGGGGCGGGATAGTTCTACCTGTAGACGCTCTAGTACCTGATTCCATAGACTTTCAATGGGGAGTTCCATTATTTACCACCTTTGCTGCTAATCGTCACAATAGAAGATATAAGCAAGCACTAATTTATCATTCATTAGCCCTAAACCTGGGACATATTTGGTAGGCGATAGATCCTACCACCCACTTGTTCAGCACGGAGAAGCAAACACACATGAAGACAACAGAACATGACTTGGAAGGCCAAGACAATGATACCTGGGGTTTTACCCACAGGAGAGGATCAACCAATATTATATTAATGCTATTGGGTGGGGTAGCAGCATTGTCCCTAGGGAGCTGCTCGCTTTTACCTGCTAAGAATGATTCTTTGTCTCAGGTTCCAGGACAACAGACAAATAATACTAATCCAATAATTGCTCCTCCACCAATTATTTCATCGTCGGGAGATCCTAATTTTGTAGTCAAAGTAGTACAAAAAATCGGAGGTGCAGTAGTTCGGATTGATTCTTCTAGAACAGTCACTTCTCGCGTACCAGATGAATTTAACGATCCATTTTTCCGGCGATTTTTTGGTAATACAATTCCATCAGAACCTAGACAACGGGTTGAACGGGGTAGCGGCTCTGGATTTATTATTGATTCTTCAGGTCGAATTTTAACTAATTCTCATGTGGTAGATGGTGCTGATACTGTAACCGTTACCCTAAAAGATGGCAGAACTTTTGACGGTAAAGTACTGGGTGAAGATCCTGTTACAGATGTAGCTGCGATTAAAATTAATGCTAATAATTTGCCAATCTTAGCTTTGGGCAACTCCGATGCTTTGCAGCCAGGAGAAGCGGTAATCGCCATTGGTAATCCTTTAGGGTTAAATAATACCGTCACTTCTGGGATTATCAGCGCTACAGGTCGCTCTGGTAGTGATATTGGTGCTAGTGACAAACGCGTTGACTATCTGCAAACTGACGCAGCAATTAATCCAGGTAACTCCGGCGGGCCATTACTGAATGATCGTGGTCAGGTAATTGGCATGAACACAGCGATTATTAGAGGCGCTCAGGGTTTAGGTTTTGCTATTCCTATCAACACGGTACAAAGAATTGCTCAGGAATTAATCAGTAAGGGCAAGGTTGATCATCCTTATTTAGGCATTCAAATGGTGACACTAACGCCAGAAATTAAAGAAAGACTTAATGATAGAGGAGGCGATCGCCTTAGTGTAGCAGCAGACAAAGGTGTTTTATTAATTGATATTGTTCCTCGTTCCCCCGCATCACTCGCTGGACTGCGCTCTGGTGATGTAATTCAAAGTATTAATAATCAACCTGTAACAACAATTGAAGAAGTACAAAAGCTGGTAGAAAGTAGCAAAATCGGTAGTCCTCTACAAATTCAAGTAAATCGAAATGGGCAAGTTGCTCCCATTGTAGTTACCCCTGCACCTTTACCAATGCAACGTGAAGGCTGATTTTAAAGACTTCTAAGAGGCTCAGATCCCCGACTTCTTAAAGAAGTCGGGGATCTTGTTGTTCAAAATTAAATAAGATTGCTATAAACTGCACCAAAAGTATGATCGGCATTAACCTCAATCACCAAATCGATGGCCGATGAAGATTTGACTAATGGCTTGATAAATAATTCTGGGTGAAGCGATCGCCAAAAATAATTGACAAATTCCTCAACTTGTGATTCCGTCATTCCCGATTTACCAGCAGTAATCATTTGTTGTTCTGCCTGTTTGCGCCATGCCAAAGAACAACGATAATCAGTGGGATAAAGCAAAATTAAGTTATCTAATCGTTCCCACAGTGGCAGATAATTATTTAACTGCTGATTGAGATCACGAGCAAAGACCCGATCTTCATCTGTAATAATTGGTGGTGGCGCACTATTAAACACTTCAGGATCAATTGGTCTAACACCCACAAACCAACCTTCAAACAACACAATATCTATATCTGCAATGATTTCTGGAGTAGTGCGATCGCCTGCACCATTATAAGCAGATTTATCAAAGCGCGGAACAATTACAGGACTTTGGCGTTGGCGAATCTGATTTAGTACATTTAAACCTAAGTCTATATCGTGAGTTCCTGGTGGCCCCCGCCAAATTAAACGCGGATTTTGCTGTGTTAAAGTTAGGCGATCGCTGTACGTTTTATACAAGTCATCCAAAGATAAACTTAAGGTACGGTATCCTAACTGCTGAAGAATCAAGTTCAGCACTTGAGACATTGTAGTTTTGCCTGTACCTTGTCCTCCTAAAATCCCCTGAACTATAGGACGGCCTAATTTTTGGCGATGTGATGCTATTTTTATAGCTAATGGTAGCCATAAATCCCACAACACAGTTAACATGTCCTGTGGTGGCATTAAAAGGCTAGTTTGACAAAATTGGCGAAAAGCTGGCCAGATGGATTTGAGTAAATGCGATCGCTTCTGTATGACTGCATCAATGTTTTTTAGTGTGATGCCAAAAGCTTTTGCCCTTAGTTGATCTGCCAACATTGCTGATCGTGCTTGCTGTAGCCAAGTTGTATCTATGACATCCATTGTCAAAATTTCACTTAGCCACAAATTCATTTATTTAATCTCCTTTGCCGCAGACATTATGAACCCAGTTTAAAGGCTTCGACAAACATGCTATAAATAAAACCCACTTTGAGAAGATTTATCGATTCTACCCAAAGCGCTTGTCTAGCCATAAAGCTACGACTATAAAATATCCTGCTAGCAATCTCCGTCAGCCCTACTAAAAGACCAGCGATCATAATATCTATCGTACCTCTTTGTCCAGCTATAGTAGCGATCGCTGTTCCTAAAAAAAAGCCAAACAAAAAACAAATTATCAGTAGCGATAGTCTCCGCCAAGGATTCAAAAACCATTGCCCTAAGCTTCTAGCAATGGACTCAAATAAATTATTAAGACGAGTGTTTTGCATCAATGAGACTGATAGTGAAAAGTCAAGATTTGATGAAATATATTGATATTCGAGACTGGCTTCCCCTTATGGGCGGCTTGGCTTTTCTGTTGCCTGTTGCCCGTTCCCTGTTTCTTTTTATTTTAAAATTAGTATCCTCTATCGTTAGGTGTATTTTTTGTCATAGTTTCTTATAGTATGACGATATTATCTACAAAAAAGCGAGTATTGTTAAGAAATATAAAAAAATTCCAGCAGCTAAATTTGAGAGTTTGACAAAAGTCACTTTGTTACTCACATTACGCGAACCCCAAAAATTTCTGTTTGTGTTTCTACGAGTCAATCTACTATTTATGTATCAAATTTTAACTTTAATCTGAACTGATGTTGACAAAAAGCCACGAATAAATAAGGATAGAGTCTTTTTTATAGTTGAGAAATCAGGTAATCATTCATGCCCATAGTTTATAAAAAAAATGATATTTATGATACATTACACTCCATAATTATACAGACTCTAAAGTAGGTTAAGTGAGCAACTTTCCACAATTGCCACTTTTGAATAATAGGCTACCATTTGGTCAAGACTAGACAAATATTTATTTCTAATAATTATCAATTATGAAATCTTCGGTGTATCGTAACGCTGCTATTACAACTTGTATATTGGGGCTACTGGGTTTACTAGCAGGTTGCTTGGGAATGACTGTGTCTTTTGAGTCCGCGAATCCAGACAAAACTTTGACAGTATCAGATGATACAAGTCAACCAAGAACAAATCCGGCATCCGAAGTTGCATCGCAAACAAGTATTTCTGCTAGTATTACTAATCCCCCAAGTACTAGTAAAACTACCCCTGTATTGGCATCTCGTCAGGGTGCGGCTGACAATGCTAAACAGCAGGGGAGTTTGCGGATGAGTAATCAAACAGATCAGCCTGTGCGGCTGGCACTATTGGCCAGAGAATCACCAGTCAAAGGCTCTAATAGTAAAAAAAATAACTATGATGTTCCAGCACATTGGGATTTTGCTCCTAGCGAAGGTAGTAACAAGGGGTTGATTCTTTCTTTGCCTAATGGAAACTTAAAGTTAGAGAAGGGAGATATATTAGTGGCTTTCGCACAGGACGGTTCTCGACGCTATTGGGGTCCTTACGTTGTTGGAGAAACTTCTTTACCTATTTGGAACTCTCAAAACCAAGAATGGCAATTGGTACTTAGTCAGTAATTGCTTAAAAAGCAGGAATAAAGAACAAAATGTAGGTAGTCAACGACTAATGATTAATGACTGTTGACTATATGACTTATTGACAGATAACGAAATGAGGATGAAATTGAGTATTCCCGCAATTATTGACCAGTGGTTCAAAAAGATAGTGGCGCGTCCGTCTCTTGCTGTAACTGTGTCAATTTTGTGGTTGATACTGATTAATTGGGTGGCTTATTGGTGGAATTTGGGCAGTATTGGCTTGATTGATGAAACCGAGCCGCTATTTGCCGAAGCTTCTCGTCAAATGTTGGTCACAGGTGACTGGATTACTCCTTTTTTCAATGGTGAAACTCGTTTCGATAAACCTATTTTAATTTACTGGTTTCAAGCGATCGCCTATGCAATTATTGGAGTGAATGAGTGGGCAGTAAGGCTGCCTTCAGCGATCGCTGCACTAGCAGTTATTAGCTTGACTTTTTACACTTTACAATGGCATTTGGCAAAAAAAGACGAATTAGAGCAGGTTTTACGCCCGACTCGTCGCTATTTAACGGCTGCTGTAGCAGCTGCGGTACTGGCATTAAATCCTGAGATGGTTGTCTGGGGCAGAACTGGTGTCTCAGATATGCTACTGACTGGGTGTATGGCATCAGCCTTGTTATGCTTTTTTTTGGGATATGCAGGGAAGGAGGAGCAGGGGGCAGCACTTCGGCTACGCTCAGCGACCGGGGGCAGGGAGCAGGGAGCAGGGGGCAGCACTTCGGCTACGCTCAGTGACCGGGGGCAGGGGGCAGGGGGCAGGGAGCAGGGAGCAGAGGGCAGGGAGCAGGTAATAACTAGTCAATCTTTACTTCCTAGTAAGTGGTATTTAGCTTTTTATGTATTAATTGCTGGGGCAATTTTAACCAAAGGCCCTGTAGGAATTGTTTTACCTGGGTTAATTGTTTTTGCTTTTCTGCTATATGTGGGCAAGTTGCGAGAAGTATTACGGGAAATGCGCTTTTTTGTAGGGATGCTGATTGTTGTAGGTTTATCAGCTCCGTGGTATTTGTTAGTGATTTGGCGCAATGGCTGGAGTTTTATTAACTCCTTCTTTGGTTATCACAACCTGGAACGCTTTACAGAAGTAGTTAATGGTCACTCAGCTCCCTGGTACTTTTACTTTTTGGTAGTGTTGCTGGGTTTTGCACCATACTCAGTTTA contains the following coding sequences:
- the lipB gene encoding lipoyl(octanoyl) transferase LipB, coding for MIRSTKPNQNRCLLYNRGLMPYLDAHQWQKSLVGDRIHDPSLDDVLILLEHPPVYTLGQGSKSEFIKFDLDKSQFEVYTIERGGEVTYHCPGQLVGYPILNLHRYRQDLHWYLRQLEEVIIRVLAVYGLQGDRLTGFTGVWLDGRKVAAIGIKVSRWITMHGFALNVCPDLTGFSQIVPCGIADKPVGSLAEWIPGITCQEVRSHIPKCFAEVFGVKFVDEPAS
- a CDS encoding tetratricopeptide repeat protein — encoded protein: MHNRIFITLFLTLSLTNIPQFVVAQNNIEQLLQQGEAAYKAGKYLESEATYRRIIQIEPNNATAYYKLCDVLDEQNKLDEAVTACQKSVQLNSQDAKTHNLLGYIFHRQKKLDAAVAAFQKVIQLNPNYYTVYNNLGNALTEQKKFDAAVAAFQKAVQLDPNYAGAYKGLGIALKEQKKFDAAVAAFQKAVQLDPNYTTAYYNLGITLKEQKKFDAAVAAFQKAVQLDPNYTTAYYNLGITLKEQKKLDAAVAAFQKAVQLNPNLANAYYLATAYYNLGNALKEQKKLDAAVAAYEKAILFNPNLATVYYNLSITLKEQKKLDAAVAAFQKAVQLQPYYAYCLKQSQRCPK
- a CDS encoding thermonuclease family protein, whose translation is MDKLIQRIQIGLGVTIILLGLIGCDVLRQAASHLRFFGISGDLVERVSDGDTLVVKDSQGNKFTVRFACMDAPEIAHSQKEKATKRASDRNQFTWGTKAQARVQQLVQQGGDRVILNITDSDRYGRKIAEIRLKNGTFVQQVLLREGLAKVYRPYLNKCPSKDLVQQAETEAKQRRLGIWSDAKFVNPWEYRSLNKVSGAKVLNQIKNN
- a CDS encoding S-layer protein, coding for MNRKCISIVIIVIATTGLIAPVKAQEDSNTELEKSNQVINACVQNQAQTLPNPFSDVPSDHWAFKAVMTMHYCGAFRQATPPALFEKFRPTESQQQPSQPEQQLQK
- a CDS encoding acyl-CoA thioesterase gives rise to the protein MQPFKTLLRVRHYEMDALGHVNNAVYQNYLEQAAIEHSEYLGVNFDFYRELGGVFVMRRVEIEYLRPSVAGDTLEVTTWLKQMRGTRAFRCYEIRKQNQDDLLVTAEALWVWVDTKTMRPRPIPNVMLDKFLNIQTSTTRGN
- the dnaA gene encoding chromosomal replication initiator protein DnaA, yielding MELPIESLWNQVLERLQVELSRPTFETWIKTASAERLENNCLVIITPNPFARNWLQKYYINTIANVVQDILGKPVEIYITVAQGDGVSNLGEQKVTGYLPNQSIAAETVPKKGQTTTELNSKYVFSRFVVGANNRMAHAASLAVAESPGREFNPLFLCGGVGLGKTHLMQAIGHYRCEIYPDSKIFYVSTEQFTNDLITAIRNDSMQIFREHYRAADVLLVDDIQFLEGKEYTQEEFFHTFNTLHEAGKQVVIASDRPPNQIPRLQERLCSRFSMGLIADVQTPDLETRMAILQKKAEYENIHLSKDVIEYIATNYTSNIRELEGALIRAVAYISIGGLSMTVENLAPVLQTPSEKVEATPEVILTVIADAFGISIEDLKSNSRRREISWARQIGMYLMRQHTDLSLPRIGEEFGGKDHTTVIYSYDKINQLQQSDRALLQTLRQLSDRINMMSRSHKSSGK
- a CDS encoding HhoA/HhoB/HtrA family serine endopeptidase, with the translated sequence MKTTEHDLEGQDNDTWGFTHRRGSTNIILMLLGGVAALSLGSCSLLPAKNDSLSQVPGQQTNNTNPIIAPPPIISSSGDPNFVVKVVQKIGGAVVRIDSSRTVTSRVPDEFNDPFFRRFFGNTIPSEPRQRVERGSGSGFIIDSSGRILTNSHVVDGADTVTVTLKDGRTFDGKVLGEDPVTDVAAIKINANNLPILALGNSDALQPGEAVIAIGNPLGLNNTVTSGIISATGRSGSDIGASDKRVDYLQTDAAINPGNSGGPLLNDRGQVIGMNTAIIRGAQGLGFAIPINTVQRIAQELISKGKVDHPYLGIQMVTLTPEIKERLNDRGGDRLSVAADKGVLLIDIVPRSPASLAGLRSGDVIQSINNQPVTTIEEVQKLVESSKIGSPLQIQVNRNGQVAPIVVTPAPLPMQREG
- a CDS encoding glycerate kinase, with translation MNLWLSEILTMDVIDTTWLQQARSAMLADQLRAKAFGITLKNIDAVIQKRSHLLKSIWPAFRQFCQTSLLMPPQDMLTVLWDLWLPLAIKIASHRQKLGRPIVQGILGGQGTGKTTMSQVLNLILQQLGYRTLSLSLDDLYKTYSDRLTLTQQNPRLIWRGPPGTHDIDLGLNVLNQIRQRQSPVIVPRFDKSAYNGAGDRTTPEIIADIDIVLFEGWFVGVRPIDPEVFNSAPPPIITDEDRVFARDLNQQLNNYLPLWERLDNLILLYPTDYRCSLAWRKQAEQQMITAGKSGMTESQVEEFVNYFWRSLHPELFIKPLVKSSSAIDLVIEVNADHTFGAVYSNLI
- a CDS encoding DUF565 domain-containing protein, giving the protein MQNTRLNNLFESIARSLGQWFLNPWRRLSLLIICFLFGFFLGTAIATIAGQRGTIDIMIAGLLVGLTEIASRIFYSRSFMARQALWVESINLLKVGFIYSMFVEAFKLGS
- a CDS encoding ArnT family glycosyltransferase, with the translated sequence MRMKLSIPAIIDQWFKKIVARPSLAVTVSILWLILINWVAYWWNLGSIGLIDETEPLFAEASRQMLVTGDWITPFFNGETRFDKPILIYWFQAIAYAIIGVNEWAVRLPSAIAALAVISLTFYTLQWHLAKKDELEQVLRPTRRYLTAAVAAAVLALNPEMVVWGRTGVSDMLLTGCMASALLCFFLGYAGKEEQGAALRLRSATGGREQGAGGSTSATLSDRGQGAGGREQGAEGREQVITSQSLLPSKWYLAFYVLIAGAILTKGPVGIVLPGLIVFAFLLYVGKLREVLREMRFFVGMLIVVGLSAPWYLLVIWRNGWSFINSFFGYHNLERFTEVVNGHSAPWYFYFLVVLLGFAPYSVYLPLAMFRLKFWQRSLWRTQERAGQLGLFVCIWFLSVFGFFSIAVTKLPSYVLPLMPAAAILVALLWSDFFSSKNEARSFPSFSVTSSAAFFWSGWINVVFLSALAVGMFHLSQLLGSDQAAPNFRLQIENSGLPGLGGWILLLSAVIIAFLIISRRWYSVVGVNLLAFVAFLIIVLMPAMFLMDQERQLPLRQLSAAVVQVQKPNEELLMVGFKKPTVVFYSHKHVNFIKLTKDAVKHIQNQVAQQEQPNSLLVLAEQRNFVKMDLQPDGYENLATKGAYQLNRINFKKMKQKKSNIS